A DNA window from Enterobacter cloacae subsp. cloacae ATCC 13047 contains the following coding sequences:
- a CDS encoding efflux RND transporter periplasmic adaptor subunit, producing MASLKIKYAAIIISSLIAGGLISVTAWQYVNSAQKTEKTEQKAPERKVLFWYDPMKPDTKFDKPGKSPFMDMDLVPKYADDSGDKSSGGIRIDPTQVQNLGLKTQKVTRGMLNYSQTIPANVSYNEYQFVIVQARSDGFVEKVYPMTIGDHVKKGTPLIDITIPDWVEAQSEFLLLSSTGGTSTQIKGVLERLRLAGMPEEDIQRLRSTRSIQTRFTIKAPIDGVITAFDLRTGMNISKDKVVAQIQGMDPVWISAAVPESIAYLLKDTSQFEISVPAYPDKTFHVEKWNILPSVDQTTRTLQVRLQVSNKDEFLKPGMNAYLKLNTRSQGDAADTKPGRYRYRQRQRVITVDDEGKFVPKQIHVLHESQQQSGIGSGLNEGDTVVVSGLFLIDSEANITGALERMRHPEKTESSMPAMV from the coding sequence ATGGCTTCTTTAAAGATAAAATATGCTGCAATAATTATCAGCAGCCTCATAGCAGGGGGGCTGATATCGGTTACTGCCTGGCAGTATGTAAACTCAGCACAAAAGACAGAAAAAACAGAACAAAAGGCACCGGAACGAAAGGTGCTTTTCTGGTATGACCCAATGAAACCGGATACCAAATTTGATAAACCCGGAAAATCGCCCTTTATGGATATGGACCTGGTGCCAAAATATGCTGATGACAGTGGCGATAAAAGCAGTGGCGGGATCCGTATCGACCCAACCCAGGTTCAGAATCTGGGATTAAAAACGCAAAAAGTCACGCGAGGAATGCTGAATTATTCTCAGACAATCCCGGCTAATGTCAGCTATAACGAGTATCAGTTTGTTATTGTGCAGGCGCGTTCTGACGGGTTTGTCGAAAAAGTCTACCCCATGACGATTGGCGATCATGTGAAGAAGGGGACGCCACTTATCGATATTACCATTCCGGACTGGGTGGAAGCACAGAGTGAATTCCTTCTGTTATCCAGCACCGGTGGTACTTCCACGCAAATTAAAGGCGTTCTGGAACGGCTTCGCCTGGCAGGTATGCCGGAAGAGGATATTCAGAGACTGCGTTCTACCCGGAGCATTCAGACCCGTTTTACCATTAAAGCACCTATTGATGGTGTCATTACTGCATTTGACCTGCGCACCGGCATGAATATTTCGAAAGATAAGGTGGTGGCTCAGATTCAGGGAATGGACCCGGTCTGGATCAGCGCTGCAGTGCCAGAATCTATCGCCTATCTGCTGAAAGATACGTCGCAGTTTGAAATTTCGGTACCGGCTTATCCGGATAAAACATTCCATGTCGAAAAATGGAATATTCTTCCCAGCGTGGATCAGACAACCCGTACGCTTCAGGTCCGTCTCCAGGTTTCTAATAAGGATGAGTTTCTCAAGCCGGGCATGAATGCCTATCTGAAACTGAATACCAGAAGCCAAGGAGATGCTGCTGATACCAAGCCAGGCCGTTATCGATACCGGCAAAGACAGCGCGTGATTACTGTTGATGATGAAGGCAAGTTTGTGCCGAAACAGATCCACGTTCTGCATGAGTCACAGCAACAGTCCGGCATCGGCTCCGGCCTGAATGAAGGCGATACCGTGGTGGTCAGTGGCCTGTTCCTCATTGACTCTGAAGCCAATATTACGGGCGCACTGGAACGTATGCGCCACCCTGAAAAAACAGAAAGCAGTATGCCAGCAATGGTCTGA
- the cusF gene encoding cation efflux system protein CusF, with protein MRNSLKAVLFGAFSVMFSAGLHAETHQHGDMNTASDASVQQVIKGTGVVKDIDMNTKKITISHEAIPAVGWPAMTMRFTFVNADDAINALKTGNHVDFSFIQQGNISLLKSINVTQS; from the coding sequence ATGCGTAATTCACTTAAAGCCGTTTTATTTGGTGCCTTCTCTGTCATGTTTTCTGCCGGTCTTCATGCTGAAACACATCAGCATGGCGATATGAATACTGCCAGTGATGCTTCGGTACAGCAAGTTATCAAGGGCACCGGTGTCGTTAAAGACATTGATATGAATACTAAGAAAATCACCATTTCGCATGAAGCAATTCCAGCGGTGGGCTGGCCTGCAATGACCATGCGCTTTACTTTTGTTAATGCAGACGATGCTATTAATGCCCTGAAAACAGGCAACCATGTCGATTTCTCGTTTATTCAGCAGGGCAATATCTCCTTACTCAAAAGCATTAACGTGACGCAGTCCTGA
- a CDS encoding IS3 family transposase (programmed frameshift), translated as MTGILLGQEVRKRKTPQEKIAIIQQTMEPGMNVSHVARLHGIQPSLLFKWKKQYQEGSLTAVAAGEEVVPASELTAALKQVRELQRLLGKKTMEVEILKEAVEYGQSPKMDSARALVAKGRGIAMVSRTMGVSRAQLSLRINRSADWQDRRCNRRNEEADAEILSAILNIISDMPSYGYRRVWGILRKQRRTEGQPPVNAKRLYRIMSEHNLLLLHHKPERPKREHKGKIAVAESDMRWCSDGFEFGCDNGEKLRVTFALDCCDREAIDWAASTGGYDSSTVQDVMLRSVEKRFGDRLPDTAVQWLTDNGSAYTAHETRRFAKELNLEPCTTAVSSPQSNGMAERFVKTMKEDYIAFMPKPDVRTALRNLAAAFTHYNENHPHSALGYHSPREYRRQRASLT; from the exons ATGACCGGGATCCTGTTAGGGCAAGAAGTCCGTAAACGTAAAACTCCTCAGGAGAAGATCGCCATTATCCAGCAGACGATGGAGCCGGGTATGAATGTCTCCCATGTCGCCCGCCTGCATGGTATCCAGCCCAGCCTGCTGTTTAAGTGGAAGAAGCAATATCAGGAAGGCAGCCTCACCGCCGTTGCGGCTGGAGAGGAAGTCGTTCCTGCTTCTGAGCTTACTGCTGCTCTGAAGCAGGTCCGGGAGCTTCAGCGCCTTCTGGGCAAGAAGACGATGGAAGTTGAGATCCTGAAAGAAGCCGTGGAGTACGGTCAGTCGC CGAAAATGGATAGCGCACGCGCCCTTGTTGCCAAAGGACGGGGAATAGCCATGGTCAGCCGGACCATGGGCGTGTCGCGTGCGCAACTGTCACTGCGGATTAACCGTTCTGCCGACTGGCAGGACAGGCGCTGTAACCGGCGTAATGAAGAAGCAGACGCAGAAATACTGTCGGCTATCCTCAACATTATCAGCGATATGCCGAGTTATGGTTATCGACGCGTGTGGGGCATCCTGCGCAAGCAACGTCGCACAGAGGGACAGCCACCTGTGAATGCCAAACGGCTTTACAGGATAATGAGCGAGCATAACCTGTTGTTGTTGCATCACAAACCAGAGCGACCGAAGCGTGAACATAAGGGCAAGATAGCGGTGGCAGAAAGCGATATGCGCTGGTGTTCAGATGGCTTCGAGTTCGGCTGCGACAACGGCGAAAAACTGCGGGTAACGTTCGCGCTGGACTGCTGCGACCGTGAGGCCATAGACTGGGCAGCAAGCACGGGAGGCTATGACAGTTCGACCGTGCAGGATGTGATGCTGAGGTCGGTGGAAAAGCGCTTCGGCGACAGGCTGCCCGACACAGCGGTGCAGTGGCTGACGGACAACGGTTCAGCATATACCGCGCATGAAACGCGGAGGTTCGCCAAAGAGCTGAATCTGGAGCCATGTACAACAGCGGTGAGCAGCCCGCAGAGCAATGGCATGGCCGAACGGTTCGTGAAGACGATGAAGGAAGACTATATCGCGTTCATGCCGAAACCGGATGTGAGAACAGCCCTGCGAAACCTTGCAGCGGCGTTCACGCATTACAATGAAAATCACCCGCATAGTGCGCTGGGATATCACTCTCCGAGAGAATACCGGCGGCAGCGGGCATCGTTAACTTAA
- the silR gene encoding copper/silver response regulator transcription factor SilR, with the protein MKILIVEDEIKTGEYLSKGLTEAGFVVDHADNGLTGYHLAMTAEYDLVILDIMLPDVNGWDIIRMLRTAGKGMPVLLLTALGTIEHRVKGLELGADDYLVKPFAFAELLARVRTLLRRGNTMITESQFKVADLSIDLVSRKVSRAGNRIVLTSKEFSLLEFFIRHQGEVLPRSLIASQVWDMNFDSDTNAIDVAVKRLRAKIDNDYETKLIQTVRGVGYMLEVPDA; encoded by the coding sequence ATGAAAATATTGATCGTCGAAGACGAAATTAAAACAGGTGAATATCTCAGCAAAGGGCTTACAGAGGCAGGGTTCGTAGTGGATCACGCTGATAATGGTCTTACCGGATATCATCTCGCCATGACAGCCGAGTATGATTTAGTCATTCTGGATATCATGCTACCTGATGTGAACGGCTGGGATATCATCCGCATGCTGCGCACTGCCGGAAAGGGTATGCCGGTCTTACTGCTGACAGCCCTCGGCACGATCGAACATAGGGTCAAAGGACTGGAACTGGGTGCGGACGATTATCTGGTTAAACCCTTTGCGTTTGCCGAACTGCTCGCCCGGGTGAGAACCCTTCTGAGGCGGGGAAACACGATGATCACGGAAAGCCAGTTTAAGGTGGCTGACCTCTCGATTGATCTCGTATCCAGAAAAGTCAGTCGCGCCGGAAACCGCATTGTGCTCACCAGTAAAGAGTTCAGCCTGCTGGAATTCTTCATTCGCCATCAGGGAGAGGTTCTTCCCCGCTCCCTGATTGCCTCTCAGGTCTGGGACATGAATTTTGACAGCGACACTAATGCGATCGATGTCGCAGTAAAGCGACTCCGCGCTAAAATAGACAACGATTACGAGACAAAGCTGATCCAGACAGTCCGGGGCGTGGGCTACATGCTGGAGGTCCCGGATGCATAG
- the silS gene encoding copper/silver sensor histidine kinase SilS, with protein MHSKPSRRPFSLALRLTFFISLSTILAFIAFTWFMLHSVENHFAEQDVSDLQQISTTLNRILQSPVDPDDKKISKIKESIASYRNVALLLLNPRGEVLFSSAQGAALRPAVNSADFSEHSRARDVFLWTVEDPAGPMDTGSEMKMETYRIIASSGQAIFQGKQQNYVMLTGLSINFHLHYLDALKKNLIAIAVVISLLIVLIIRIAVRQGHLPLRNVSNAIKNITSENLDARLEPTRVPIELEQLVISFNHMIGKIEDVFTRQANFSADIAHEIRTPITNLVTQTEIALSQDRTQRELEDVLYSSLEEYNRMTKMVSDMLFLAQADNNQLIPDRVMFDLRAEVMKVFEFFEAWAEERNITLKFNGMPCLVEGDPQMFRRAINNLLSNALRYTPEGQAITVSIREQESFFDLVIENPGKPIPEEHLSRLFDRFYRVDPSRQRKGEGSGIGLAIVKSIVEAHHGRVQVESDVHSTRFILSVPRLEKMIPDTQCWE; from the coding sequence ATGCATAGCAAACCTTCCAGACGCCCTTTCTCACTCGCTCTGCGGCTGACCTTTTTTATCAGCCTGTCCACGATACTGGCTTTTATCGCCTTCACCTGGTTTATGCTGCATTCTGTTGAAAATCATTTTGCCGAGCAGGATGTCAGCGATCTTCAACAAATCAGCACCACACTGAACCGTATACTGCAGTCCCCGGTGGATCCGGATGATAAAAAAATAAGCAAAATAAAGGAATCAATTGCCAGCTACCGCAACGTTGCCCTTTTGCTCCTCAATCCCAGGGGTGAAGTGCTCTTTAGCTCAGCTCAGGGGGCGGCACTACGCCCGGCAGTGAATTCAGCAGATTTTAGCGAGCACAGCCGCGCACGGGATGTCTTTCTCTGGACGGTGGAGGATCCTGCGGGACCGATGGATACCGGGTCCGAAATGAAGATGGAAACATACAGGATTATCGCCTCCTCTGGTCAGGCGATATTTCAGGGCAAACAGCAGAACTATGTCATGCTGACTGGCCTATCCATTAATTTCCATCTCCATTACCTCGATGCGCTGAAAAAGAACCTGATTGCGATTGCCGTCGTGATAAGCCTGTTGATTGTTCTGATCATTCGAATCGCTGTCCGTCAGGGGCACCTGCCCCTTCGTAATGTCAGCAATGCCATTAAAAACATCACCTCCGAGAATCTTGATGCGCGACTGGAACCGACACGCGTTCCCATTGAGCTGGAGCAACTGGTTATCTCGTTCAATCATATGATTGGAAAGATTGAGGATGTCTTTACCCGCCAGGCCAATTTCTCTGCCGATATCGCGCATGAGATCAGAACGCCCATCACCAATCTGGTGACGCAGACTGAAATCGCACTGAGTCAGGATCGAACACAGAGGGAACTTGAGGATGTCCTCTATTCCAGTCTTGAAGAGTATAACCGGATGACCAAAATGGTCAGCGATATGCTGTTCCTGGCACAGGCAGATAATAATCAGCTGATACCTGACAGGGTCATGTTTGACCTCAGAGCGGAAGTCATGAAAGTCTTCGAGTTTTTCGAAGCCTGGGCCGAAGAACGCAATATCACGCTCAAATTTAACGGGATGCCCTGCCTGGTTGAGGGAGATCCACAAATGTTCAGAAGGGCGATCAATAATCTGTTATCCAATGCCCTGCGTTATACCCCGGAGGGACAGGCAATCACCGTCTCAATAAGAGAGCAGGAGAGCTTTTTTGACCTTGTGATTGAAAATCCGGGGAAACCAATCCCTGAAGAGCATTTATCAAGGTTGTTTGACCGTTTTTATCGGGTGGATCCGTCCAGACAACGAAAAGGAGAAGGCAGCGGCATCGGCCTTGCGATTGTGAAGTCAATCGTGGAAGCACATCACGGAAGAGTGCAGGTGGAATCGGACGTACACTCAACGCGTTTTATCTTATCCGTGCCCAGACTGGAGAAAATGATTCCGGACACCCAGTGCTGGGAATAA